The Salvelinus namaycush isolate Seneca chromosome 1, SaNama_1.0, whole genome shotgun sequence genome has a window encoding:
- the card9 gene encoding caspase recruitment domain-containing protein 9, translating to MTDSQSVSDMEDEQCWVQLEDYRMLLTKIIEPSRITPYLRHCKVLSSEDEEQIFNDPSLVIRQRKVGVLLDILQRTGLKGYVTFLESLELDYPRLYRKITGKEPARVFSVLVDTVGESGLTQFLMSEVTRLQKGLQEERRRRQEATWAAATQEDTLRQQQVKERELRKQQERVQCMREERDRQWEVVCHLKDENYSLMHNVTKLSEEKNSALMSNRDLQLEIEKLKHSLMNAESDSKIQRKQTVNLKNAIEERPSQDMIWQLQRHNDLLTVRIQELESSAQGTAPAPLDQEKLSTESLEDYKQHSQAQHQELVNNIYNLRRDLHDAEALRNRYLEAKEVLELKCTTLKKDAKMYRDRMEDILKQMDEVIRERDKAIASREEYHQENSRCLQEKDQYRKKIRELGERCDELQVQLFRTEAEVMALQTRLHINTCSPHDKSQTSEEDCRDTLTEASSGDLQCQTSGEYDVCIALQVHPLCAEGSPEDNISGERALSEDEPSDCRKPRERCNFYYRRKRALRRSKATCKECKPCVLDNSSGSDNTDTDGM from the exons ATGACTGACAGTCAGAGTGTGTCAGATATGGAGGATGAGCAGTGCTGGGTCCAGCTGGAGGATTACAGAATGCTGCTGACAAAGATCATTGAGCCGTCGCGAATCACTCCTTACCTGCGTCATTGTAAGGTGCTAAGCAGTGAGGATGAGGAGCAGATATTCAATGACCCCAGTCTGGTCATCCGCCAACGCAAAGTAG GTGTACTATTGGATATTCTTCAAAGAACTGGACTCAAAGGCTATGTGACATTCCTCGAGAGCTTGGAGCTGGACTATCCTCGATTGTATCGCAAAATTACTGGCAAAGAACCTGCCCGGGTCTTTTCTGTACTAGTTG ACACGGTGGGTGAGTCAGGACTGACTCAGTTCTTGATGAGTGAGGTCACACGTCTGCAGAAGGGCCTGCAGGAAGAACGCCGGCGCAGACAAGAGGCCACTTGGGCTGCAGCCACGCAGGAGGACACCTTACGGCAGCAGCAGGTTAAGGAGAGGGAGCTGCGGAAGCAGCAGGAGCGCGTGCAGTGtatgagggaggagagggaccGGCAATGGGAGGTGGTATGCCACCTGAAGGACGAGAACTACAGCCTGATGCACAACGTAACCAAGCTGAGCGAAGAGAAGAATAGTGCACTCATGTCCAACCGGGATCTGCAGTTGGAG ATAGAAAAGCTGAAGCACAGCCTGATGAATGCAGAGAGTGACTCGAAAATCCAACGCAAGCAAACTGTGAACCTGAAGAATGCCATTGAGGAGAGACCCAGTCAGGACATGATTTGGCAGCTCCAGAGACACAATGATCTGCTCACAGTGCGCATCCAGGAGCTGGAGAGCTCAGCTCAG GGGACAGCTCCAGCCCCCTTGGATCAAGAGAAGCTGAGCACTGAGAGTCTGGAGGACTACAAGCAGCACTCTCAGGCTCAGCACCAGGAGCTGGTCAACAACATCTACAACCTACGCAGAGATCTGCACGATGCTGAGGCACTACGGAATCGG TACTTGGAGGCGAAGGAGGTTCTTGAGTTGAAGTGCACAACATTAAAGAAAGATGCAAAAATGTATCGTGACCGAATGGAGGACATCCTGAAACAGATGGACGAGGTTATCAGGGAGAGAGACAAG GCCATCGCCTCTCGAGAGGAGTACCACCAGGAGAATTCACGGTGCCTCCAGGAGAAGGACCAGTACCGGAAGAAGATTCGGGAGCTGGGTGAGCGCTGTGATGAGCTGCAGGTCCAGTTGTTCCGGACTGAGGCAGAGGTTATGGCTCTACAGACCAGGCTTCACATTAACACCTGCTCCCCACATGAT AAAAGCCAGACCAGTGAGGAAGACTGCAGAGATACATTAACCGAAG CTAGTAGTGGGGACCTGCAATGTCAGACATCAGGGGAGTATGATGTGTGCATTGCTTTGCAAGTCCACCCGTTGTGTGCAGAAGGGTCCCCGGAGGATAATATCTCAGGA GAAAGGGCTTTATCAGAGGATGAGCCCTCAGACTGCCGCAAGCCCAGAGAGAGGTGTAACTTCTACTACAGAAG GAAACGTGCCCTTAGGAGGTCAAAGGCCACATGCAAGGAATGCAAACCTTGTGTCCTGGACAACAGCAGTGGAAGTGACAACACTGACACGGATGGGATGTGA
- the LOC120050522 gene encoding snRNA-activating protein complex subunit 4-like — protein sequence MWMAKESEEDSAEELDLPQNTDTCLQINLVYQEVLKEKLEDLERLLTDNQQQQKEIMSQLSGTGTPQATTSGEPTLKLFLGSFLKPYFRDKVTFLGPPANPETREKMSKRIRPTDDVKMKRWEGWQKTLLINAVVKDSMKRMIQPKLSKVEYLTQKMAKAENVEKLILRKQITEIEKDIEAIGALKEDELMGGRYDDHDWQKISNIDFEGIREAEDIKSFWQNYLHPSINKASWKEDEIEMLKKVAVKYGHHNWDQIADELGTNRTAFMCLQTYQRYICTDFKRRMWGRVEDDILRELVEKMRIGNYIPYTQISYFMEGRDSCQLMYRWTQVLDPTLTKGYWSKEEDEMLLRAVAKHGAGNWWKMREDVPGRNDSQCRDRYVDVLIGNVKKGPFDEEEKAQLRQLVEKYGIGKWAKIAAEMPNRIDCQVLQQWRRMTGYKPRPRRDRSRRGLQRRKAVAVRSIKSRLKRLDDDVHSSADEEESVKMEFMDSDDEKKQKFFELYESDQESDIFEDYTQPDMEQWIPMREKQFEGMVRSVMVERPSKYTTQEQAATDSQAAARKFMVVRSTVLDRFGKPAATVIGQNPPILAKKDCNSDLAMLQVCYGEVRNLITWKKTNATKHKNSGSTSSDQGTPHNCSRQKDSSANSETYTTLNYSLQLAVTPWVGNVLMPPPISSNKLSEGRE from the exons ATGTGGATGGCCAAGGAA AGCGAAGAGGACAGTGCTGAGGAGCTGGACCTACCCCAGAACACAGATACATGTCTGCAAATTAACCTGGTTTATCAGGAAGTGTTGAAAGAGAAATTAGAGGACCTGGAGCGACTGTTAACAGACAATCAACAGCAACAA AAAGAGATTATGTCTCAGCTATCTGGCACAGGAACTCCCCAGGCTACCACATCTGGAGAACCCACACTGAAGCTTTTCTTGGGGAGCTTTCTGAAGCCCTATTTCAGAGATAAAGTCACATTTCTG GGCCCACCCGCTAATCCAGAAACCAGGGAGAAGATGAGTAAAAGAATCAGACCTACTGATGACGTCAAGATGAAAAGAT GGGAGGGGTGGCAGAAGACTCTGCTGATAAATGCTGTGGTCAAAGACAGCATGAAACGCATGATACAGCCCAAGCTGTCCAA GGTTGAATACCTTACGCAGAAAATGGCCAAAGCTGAAAACGTGGAAAAGCTAATCCTGCGGAAACAAATCACTGAAATTGAAAAGGACATTGAGGCCATCGG TGCACTGAAGGAGGATGAGCTGATGGGTGGCCGCTATGATGACCATGACTGGCAAAAGATTTCCAATATTGAT TTTGAAGGCATCCGTGAAGCAGAGGACATAAAAAGCTTTTGGCAGAACTACCTGCATCCCTCCATTAACAAAGCCAGTTGGAAGGAAGACGAAATTGAGATGCTCAAGAAAGTTGCTGTGAAATATGGGCACCACAACTGGGATCAGATTGCTGATGAACTTGGG ACCAACAGGACAGCCTTCATGTGTCTCCAGACATACCAACGCTACATCTGCACCGACTTCAAGAGGAGGATGTGGGGCAGAGTGGAGGATGACATCCTTAGAGAGCTGGTGGAGAAGATGCGGATAGGGAACTACATCCCTTACACCCAGA TCTCCTATTTCATGGAGGGCCGGGATTCATGCCAGCTGATGTATCGGTGGACTCAGGTTCTGGACCCCACCCTCACGAAAGGCTATTGGTCTAAAGAAGAAGATGAG ATGCTACTGAGAGCAGTGGCTAAACACGGGGCGGGGAACTGGTGGAAGATGCGTGAGGATGTGCCTGGCAGAAATGATAGCCAGTGTAGGGACAG GTATGTGGACGTCCTGATTGGGAACGTGAAGAAGGGGCCATTTGACGAGGAGGAAAAGGCGCAACTTCGACAATTGGTGGAGAAATATGG TATAGGTAAATGGGCTAAGATAGCTGCTGAAATGCCTAACAGAATTGACTGCCAGGTCCTTCAACAGTGGAGGAGAATGACAGGGTACAAG CCCAGACCTCGGAGGGACAGAAGTAGAAGAGGATTGCAGAGGAGAAAGGCAGTGGCTGTGAGGAGCATCAAGAGTAGGCTGAAGAGGCTAGACGATGATGTGCACTCAAGCGCCGATGAAGAGGAGAGCGTCAAGATGGAATTTATGGACAGTGACGACGAGAAGAAACAGAAGTTCTTTGAACTGTACGAATCTGATCAGGAAAGTGACATTTTTGAAGACTACACCCAACCAGACATGGAGCAATGGATCCCCATGCGAGAGAAGCAGTTTGAAGGGATGGTGAGGAGTGTGATGGTTGAACGGCCCAGCAAGTACACAACGCAAGAGCAGGCAGCGACGGACAGCCAGGCCGCAGCACGCAAGTTCATGGTGGTACGCTCCACCGTCCTGGACCGCTTTGGCAAGCCTGCTGCCACTGTCATTGGACAAAACCCCCCAATCCTGGCAAAGAAG GATTGCAACAGTGACCTGGCCATGCTCCAGGTATGCTATGGAGAGGTGAGGAACCTGATCACTTGGAAGAAAACAAATGCCACAAAACAT AAAAACAGTGGGTCTACAAGCAGTGACCAGGGGACGCCTCACAATTGCTCAAGGCAAAAGGACTCCTCTGCCAACAGTGAAACCTACACCACTCTCAACTATTCCCTTCAGTTGGCAGTCACTCCCTGGGTGGGCAATGTGCTTATGCCCCCACCAATCTCTTCAAACAAGCTCAGTGAAG GTAGGGAATGA
- the LOC120050511 gene encoding snRNA-activating protein complex subunit 4-like, with protein sequence MLNRKGNEQQNSQQQNSQLVKMIPHTFVIGQPVVQSTPHPTVPFTPTSRQQLMPSTLTQPGPSTPSRPIPSTPSQPIIPAPVQSSTIIDRVNVQVNENLSAKKRNLKPTEKSQAPKEVKDAAIAKKSVEQSPKRKKARTQSPPKGNLVGQLSNIILSPPQTAWVLTLNGLVPISGIGIQMTPQNLPANTFAPACPSPVIINQQVPLTLNAVAAQGSSNVTHVCPSPSASSIAQGTASPSVFSSPSTSTTFISNTAPRMTNPVNSMRMTNPALQTVATTGPQLNAVSPVLSVPMNKVVSAPIRPQTGPPQAFVLNVPPGSLPASFPQGAFRIMQLYPPKRVPPPRKPEVIQFDPKLMFMEDPAKVSEWLNGKNGIALPELDVTLPYLPPFVSSLNTLSSLLKCKTTLAISAMPVLRPEEKENQEEEQQVAAMRSLVAERFIHNPGYLLLKARFLSCFTMPALLATINPVKLSMSPTPDHSDVEEEPFRNRPGMQNCTLYEQPTTLQAPLLSTDGTGSPATFFSGITTRNTSCDQDME encoded by the exons ATGCTGAACCGGAAGGGAAACGAGCAGCAGAACAGCCAGCAACAGAACAGTCAACTTGTGAAGATGATCCCTCATACCTTTGTCATTGGACAGCCTGTAGTACAGTCCACCCCACATCCTACGGTCCCATTCACTCCAACTTCCAGACAACAACTCATGCCTTCTACACTTACCCAACCCGGACCCTCTACCCCCAGCCGACCCATACCTTCCACCCCCAGCCAACCTATAATCCCTGCTCCTGTCCAATCCTCAACCATAATAGACAGGGTGAATGTTCAGGTAAATGAGAATCTTTCAGCAAAGAAACGCAATCTCAAACCTACTGAGAAATCACAGGCCCCCAAAGAGGTTAAGGATGCTGCAATTGCTAAAAAGTCAGTGGAACAGTCGCCTAAACGCAAGAAAGCCCGTACGCAAAGTCCTCCCAAAGGAAACCTGGTTGGCCAACTTTCTAACATAATTCTGTCCCCTCCACAAACTGCCTGGGTCCTGACGCTCAATGGACTTGTGCCAATCAGTGGCATTGGCATTCAGATGACACCTCAGAATCTACCAGCAAATACTTTTGCACCTGCTTGTCCATCACCTGTTATTATCAACCAGCAAGTCCCTCTAACACTAAATGCTGTTGCAGCACAGGGCTCCTCCAATGTGACCCATGTCTGCCCATCTCCCTCTGCGTCATCCATAGCACAGGGAACTGCCTCCCCATCtgttttctcctctccctccacctccactaCCTTCATAAGCAACACTGCTCCAAGGATGACCAACCCAGTGAACAGCATGAGAATGACTAACCCAGCCCTGCAGACTGTGGCAACCACTGGTCCCCAGCTCAATGCAGTGtcacctgttctctctgttcCCATGAACAAGGTCGTCTCGGCTCCCATTAGACCACAGACTGGCCCGCCACAGGCTTTCGTCCTCAACGTCCCTCCAGGCTCTCTTCCGGCCTCATTCCCTCAGGGAGCCTTCCGAATCATGCAGCTTTACCCCCCTAAACGTGTCCCTCCACCCCGCAAGCCAGAAGTAATACAGTTTGATCCCAAGCTGATGTTCATGGAGGACCCGGCCAAAGTGAGCGAGTGGTTGAATGGCAAGAATGGAATTGCGCTTCCGGAGTTGGATGTCACTCTACCCTACCTTCCCCCCTTTGTCAGCAGCCTGAATACTCTGTCGAGTCTCCTGAAATGTAAAACGACATTGGCAATTAGTGCCATGCCTGTCCTGCGCccagaggagaaagagaaccaGGAAGAGGAGCAGCAGGTAGCGGCAATGCGGAGCCTCGTGGCAGAGCGTTTCATCCATAACCCGGGCTACCTCCTCCTGAAGGCTCGCTTCTTGTCTTGTTTCACCATGCCTGCTCTTCTGGCTACTATCAATCCAGTCAAATTATCCATGTCTCCCACCCCGGACCACAGTGATGTGGAGGAGGAACCTTTCAGGAACCGTCCAGGGATGCAGAACTGTACTTTGTATGAACAGCCAACAACACTCCAG GCCCCTCTGCTAAGCACTGATGGAACAGGATCTCCTGCCACCTTCTTCTCCGGAATCACCACAAGAAATACAAGCTGTGACCAAGACATGGAGTAA